A genomic segment from Ornithorhynchus anatinus isolate Pmale09 chromosome 16, mOrnAna1.pri.v4, whole genome shotgun sequence encodes:
- the LYPLA2 gene encoding acyl-protein thioesterase 2 isoform X2, whose translation MCGNNMSVPLLADAVTVAGAERETAAVIFLHGLGDTGHSWADALSSIRLPYIKYICPHAPRIPVTLNMKMVMPSWFDLMGLSPDSPEDEAGIKKAAENIKALIEHEVKSGIPPNRIILGGFSQGGALSLYTALTCPHQLAGIVALSCWLPLHRAFPQCHGELDPMIPVRFGALTSEKLKSVVTPSRVQFKTFPGVMHSSCPQEMAAVKEFIEKLLPRV comes from the exons ATGTGCGGTAACAACATGTCTGTCCCCCTTCTCGCCGACGCCGTGACTGTCGCAGGAGCCGAGCGGGAGACGGCAGCG GTCATTTTCTTACACGGACTCGGAGACACGGG gcacAGCTGGGCCGACGCGCTCTCCTCCATCCGCCTGCCCTACATCAAATACATCTGCCCCCACGC ACCTCGCATCCCGGTCACCCTCAACATGAAGATGGTCATGCCCTCCTG GTTCGACCTGATGGGGCTGAGTCCGGATTCCCCGGAGGATGAGGCGGGGATCAAGAAGGCGGCGGAGAACA TCAAAGCCCTCATCGAGCATGAGGTCAAGAGCGGGATCCCCCCCAACCGCATCATCCTGGGGGGCTTCTCGCAG GGCGGGGCGCTGTCTCTGTACACGGCTCTCACCTGCCCGCACCAGCTGGCCGGCATCGTGGCACTGAGCTGCTGGCTCCCCCTGCATCGCGCCTTCCCCCAG TGCCACGGGGAGCTGGACCCCATGATCCCCGTGCGCTTCGGAGCCCTGACCTCCGAGAAGCTCAAGTCCGTCGTCACCCCCTCCCGGGTCCAGTTCAAAACCTTCCCGGGCGTCATGCACAGCTCCTGCCCCCAG GAGATGGCCGCCGTGAAGGAGTTCATCGAGAAGCTGCTGCCCCGGGTCTAG
- the LYPLA2 gene encoding acyl-protein thioesterase 2 isoform X6 produces MKMVMPSWFDLMGLSPDSPEDEAGIKKAAENIKALIEHEVKSGIPPNRIILGGFSQGGALSLYTALTCPHQLAGIVALSCWLPLHRAFPQAADGSVNRDIAILQCHGELDPMIPVRFGALTSEKLKSVVTPSRVQFKTFPGVMHSSCPQEMAAVKEFIEKLLPRV; encoded by the exons ATGAAGATGGTCATGCCCTCCTG GTTCGACCTGATGGGGCTGAGTCCGGATTCCCCGGAGGATGAGGCGGGGATCAAGAAGGCGGCGGAGAACA TCAAAGCCCTCATCGAGCATGAGGTCAAGAGCGGGATCCCCCCCAACCGCATCATCCTGGGGGGCTTCTCGCAG GGCGGGGCGCTGTCTCTGTACACGGCTCTCACCTGCCCGCACCAGCTGGCCGGCATCGTGGCACTGAGCTGCTGGCTCCCCCTGCATCGCGCCTTCCCCCAG GCGGCCGACGGCAGCGTCAACAGGGACATCGCGATCCTGCAGTGCCACGGGGAGCTGGACCCCATGATCCCCGTGCGCTTCGGAGCCCTGACCTCCGAGAAGCTCAAGTCCGTCGTCACCCCCTCCCGGGTCCAGTTCAAAACCTTCCCGGGCGTCATGCACAGCTCCTGCCCCCAG GAGATGGCCGCCGTGAAGGAGTTCATCGAGAAGCTGCTGCCCCGGGTCTAG
- the LYPLA2 gene encoding acyl-protein thioesterase 2 isoform X1 produces the protein MCGNNMSVPLLADAVTVAGAERETAAVIFLHGLGDTGHSWADALSSIRLPYIKYICPHAPRIPVTLNMKMVMPSWFDLMGLSPDSPEDEAGIKKAAENRRGAVSVHGSHLPAPAGRHRGTELLAPPASRLPPGGRRQRQQGHRDPAVPRGAGPHDPRALRSPDLREAQVRRHPLPGPVQNLPGRHAQLLPPGDGRREGVHREAAAPGLAEAPQTVTGRGREGRRHL, from the exons ATGTGCGGTAACAACATGTCTGTCCCCCTTCTCGCCGACGCCGTGACTGTCGCAGGAGCCGAGCGGGAGACGGCAGCG GTCATTTTCTTACACGGACTCGGAGACACGGG gcacAGCTGGGCCGACGCGCTCTCCTCCATCCGCCTGCCCTACATCAAATACATCTGCCCCCACGC ACCTCGCATCCCGGTCACCCTCAACATGAAGATGGTCATGCCCTCCTG GTTCGACCTGATGGGGCTGAGTCCGGATTCCCCGGAGGATGAGGCGGGGATCAAGAAGGCGGCGGAGAACA GGCGGGGCGCTGTCTCTGTACACGGCTCTCACCTGCCCGCACCAGCTGGCCGGCATCGTGGCACTGAGCTGCTGGCTCCCCCTGCATCGCGCCTTCCCCCAG GCGGCCGACGGCAGCGTCAACAGGGACATCGCGATCCTGCAGTGCCACGGGGAGCTGGACCCCATGATCCCCGTGCGCTTCGGAGCCCTGACCTCCGAGAAGCTCAAGTCCGTCGTCACCCCCTCCCGGGTCCAGTTCAAAACCTTCCCGGGCGTCATGCACAGCTCCTGCCCCCAG GAGATGGCCGCCGTGAAGGAGTTCATCGAGAAGCTGCTGCCCCGGGTCTAGCCGAAGCCCCCCAGACTGTaacggggagaggccgggaaggTCGTCGCCATCTCTGA
- the LYPLA2 gene encoding acyl-protein thioesterase 2 isoform X5, producing MCGNNMSVPLLADAVTVAGAERETAAVIFLHGLGDTGHSWADALSSIRLPYIKYICPHAPRIPVTLNMKMVMPSWFDLMGLSPDSPEDEAGIKKAAENIKALIEHEVKSGIPPNRIILGGFSQGGALSLYTALTCPHQLAGIVALSCWLPLHRAFPQAADGSVNRDIAILQCHGELDPMIPVRFGALTSEKLKSVVTPSRVQFKTFPGVMHSSCPQEMAAVKEFIEKLLPRV from the exons ATGTGCGGTAACAACATGTCTGTCCCCCTTCTCGCCGACGCCGTGACTGTCGCAGGAGCCGAGCGGGAGACGGCAGCG GTCATTTTCTTACACGGACTCGGAGACACGGG gcacAGCTGGGCCGACGCGCTCTCCTCCATCCGCCTGCCCTACATCAAATACATCTGCCCCCACGC ACCTCGCATCCCGGTCACCCTCAACATGAAGATGGTCATGCCCTCCTG GTTCGACCTGATGGGGCTGAGTCCGGATTCCCCGGAGGATGAGGCGGGGATCAAGAAGGCGGCGGAGAACA TCAAAGCCCTCATCGAGCATGAGGTCAAGAGCGGGATCCCCCCCAACCGCATCATCCTGGGGGGCTTCTCGCAG GGCGGGGCGCTGTCTCTGTACACGGCTCTCACCTGCCCGCACCAGCTGGCCGGCATCGTGGCACTGAGCTGCTGGCTCCCCCTGCATCGCGCCTTCCCCCAG GCGGCCGACGGCAGCGTCAACAGGGACATCGCGATCCTGCAGTGCCACGGGGAGCTGGACCCCATGATCCCCGTGCGCTTCGGAGCCCTGACCTCCGAGAAGCTCAAGTCCGTCGTCACCCCCTCCCGGGTCCAGTTCAAAACCTTCCCGGGCGTCATGCACAGCTCCTGCCCCCAG GAGATGGCCGCCGTGAAGGAGTTCATCGAGAAGCTGCTGCCCCGGGTCTAG
- the GALE gene encoding UDP-glucose 4-epimerase yields MAEEKVLVTGGAGYIGSHTVLELLEAGYVPVVVDNFHNAIRGAGGVPESLRRVEEVTGRTVEFEEVDVLDGAALRGLFEKHDFAAVIHFAGLKAVGESVQRPLDYYRVNLTGTIQLLETMQAHGVRKLVFSSSATVYGTPRYLPLDEGHPVGGCTNPYGKSKFFIEEMVRDLCRAEEGWNAVLLRYFNPTGAHPSGRLGEDPQGVPNNLMPYVSQVAVGRREVLSVFGDDYATEDGTGVRDYIHVVDLARGHIAALGKLKENCGCKVYNLGTGTGYSVLQMVEAMERASGKTIPYRVVARRDGDVAVCYADPKLAEEELGWKAAFGLDEMCEDLWRWQKNNPHGFGAAA; encoded by the exons ATGGCGGAGGAGAAGGTGCTGGTGACGGGCGGAGCCGGCTACATCGGCAGCCACACGGTGCTGGAGCTGCTGGAGGCGGGCTACGTCCCCGTGGTCGTCGACAACTTCCACAACGCCATCCGGG GGGCAGGGGGCGTCCCCGAGAGCCTGCGCCGCGTGGAGGAGGTCACGGGGAGGACGGTGGAGTTCGAGGAGGTGGACGTACTGGACGGCGCGGCCCTGCGGGGGCTCTTTGAGAAG CACGACTTCGCCGCCGTGATCCACTTCGCGGGCCTGAAGGCGGTGGGCGAGTCGGTGCAGAGACCCCTGGACTACTACAGAGTCAATCTCACCGGGACCATCCAGCTGCTGGAG accatgCAGGCCCACGGGGTGCGGAAGCTGGTCTTCAGCAGCTCGGCCACGGTGTACGGGACCCCCCGCTACCTCCCGCTGGACGAGGGCCACCCCGTCGGGGGCTGCACCAACCCCTACGGCAAGTCCAAGTTCTTCATCGAGGAGATGGTCCGGGACCTGTGCCGGGccgaggag ggctGGAACGCCGTGCTGCTGCGCTACTTCAACCCCACCGGGGCCCACCCGTCGGGACGCCTCGGCGAGGACCCCCAGGGCGTCCCCAACAACCTGATGCCCTACGTGTCGCAg GTGGCCGTCGGCCGGCGGGAGGTCCTGAGCGTCTTCGGCGACGACTACGCCACGGAGGACGGGACAG GCGTCCGCGATTACATCCACGTGGTGGACCTGGCCAGAGGCCACATCGCCGCCCTGGGGAAGCTGAAGGAGAACTGTGGCTGCaag GTCTATAACCTGGGCACGGGCACCGGCTACTCGGTGCTGCAGATGGTCGAGGCGATGGAGAGAGCTTCggggaagacg ATCCCCTACAGGGTCGTGGCTCGGAGGGACGGCGACGTGGCCGTCTGCTACGCCGACCCCAAGCTGGCCGAGGAGGAGCTGGGCTGGAAGGCCGCCTTCGGCCTGGACGAGATGT GTGAGGATCTGTGGCGTTGGCAGAAGAACAACCCTCACGGCTTCGGCGCCGCAGCCTGA
- the LYPLA2 gene encoding acyl-protein thioesterase 2 isoform X3 codes for MCGNNMSVPLLADAVTVAGAERETAAVIFLHGLGDTGHSWADALSSIRLPYIKYICPHAPRIPVTLNMKMVMPSWFDLMGLSPDSPEDEAGIKKAAENIKALIEHEVKSGIPPNRIILGGFSQLAGIVALSCWLPLHRAFPQAADGSVNRDIAILQCHGELDPMIPVRFGALTSEKLKSVVTPSRVQFKTFPGVMHSSCPQEMAAVKEFIEKLLPRV; via the exons ATGTGCGGTAACAACATGTCTGTCCCCCTTCTCGCCGACGCCGTGACTGTCGCAGGAGCCGAGCGGGAGACGGCAGCG GTCATTTTCTTACACGGACTCGGAGACACGGG gcacAGCTGGGCCGACGCGCTCTCCTCCATCCGCCTGCCCTACATCAAATACATCTGCCCCCACGC ACCTCGCATCCCGGTCACCCTCAACATGAAGATGGTCATGCCCTCCTG GTTCGACCTGATGGGGCTGAGTCCGGATTCCCCGGAGGATGAGGCGGGGATCAAGAAGGCGGCGGAGAACA TCAAAGCCCTCATCGAGCATGAGGTCAAGAGCGGGATCCCCCCCAACCGCATCATCCTGGGGGGCTTCTCGCAG CTGGCCGGCATCGTGGCACTGAGCTGCTGGCTCCCCCTGCATCGCGCCTTCCCCCAG GCGGCCGACGGCAGCGTCAACAGGGACATCGCGATCCTGCAGTGCCACGGGGAGCTGGACCCCATGATCCCCGTGCGCTTCGGAGCCCTGACCTCCGAGAAGCTCAAGTCCGTCGTCACCCCCTCCCGGGTCCAGTTCAAAACCTTCCCGGGCGTCATGCACAGCTCCTGCCCCCAG GAGATGGCCGCCGTGAAGGAGTTCATCGAGAAGCTGCTGCCCCGGGTCTAG
- the LYPLA2 gene encoding acyl-protein thioesterase 2 isoform X4 — protein sequence MCGNNMSVPLLADAVTVAGAERETAAVIFLHGLGDTGHSWADALSSIRLPYIKYICPHAPRIPVTLNMKMVMPSWFDLMGLSPDSPEDEAGIKKAAENRRGAVSVHGSHLPAPAGRHRGTELLAPPASRLPPVPRGAGPHDPRALRSPDLREAQVRRHPLPGPVQNLPGRHAQLLPPGDGRREGVHREAAAPGLAEAPQTVTGRGREGRRHL from the exons ATGTGCGGTAACAACATGTCTGTCCCCCTTCTCGCCGACGCCGTGACTGTCGCAGGAGCCGAGCGGGAGACGGCAGCG GTCATTTTCTTACACGGACTCGGAGACACGGG gcacAGCTGGGCCGACGCGCTCTCCTCCATCCGCCTGCCCTACATCAAATACATCTGCCCCCACGC ACCTCGCATCCCGGTCACCCTCAACATGAAGATGGTCATGCCCTCCTG GTTCGACCTGATGGGGCTGAGTCCGGATTCCCCGGAGGATGAGGCGGGGATCAAGAAGGCGGCGGAGAACA GGCGGGGCGCTGTCTCTGTACACGGCTCTCACCTGCCCGCACCAGCTGGCCGGCATCGTGGCACTGAGCTGCTGGCTCCCCCTGCATCGCGCCTTCCCCCAG TGCCACGGGGAGCTGGACCCCATGATCCCCGTGCGCTTCGGAGCCCTGACCTCCGAGAAGCTCAAGTCCGTCGTCACCCCCTCCCGGGTCCAGTTCAAAACCTTCCCGGGCGTCATGCACAGCTCCTGCCCCCAG GAGATGGCCGCCGTGAAGGAGTTCATCGAGAAGCTGCTGCCCCGGGTCTAGCCGAAGCCCCCCAGACTGTaacggggagaggccgggaaggTCGTCGCCATCTCTGA